From Pelotomaculum schinkii, the proteins below share one genomic window:
- a CDS encoding AbrB/MazE/SpoVT family DNA-binding domain-containing protein: MKSTGIVRKVDELGRVVIPIELRRTLGIDEKDPLEIYVDNEKIILKKYEPACVFCGNASDVQHYRGKMVCRECALAMIENAQAM; this comes from the coding sequence ATGAAATCGACAGGGATTGTCAGAAAGGTGGACGAGCTCGGCAGAGTGGTCATTCCCATTGAATTGCGGCGGACGCTGGGAATTGACGAAAAAGACCCTCTGGAAATCTACGTAGATAATGAGAAGATTATCTTGAAAAAGTACGAGCCGGCCTGCGTCTTCTGCGGCAACGCTTCGGATGTCCAACACTACCGCGGCAAAATGGTATGCCGTGAGTGTGCTCTGGCCATGATTGAAAACGCTCAAGCAATGTAA
- the rsmI gene encoding 16S rRNA (cytidine(1402)-2'-O)-methyltransferase: MLYLCATPIGNLEDITMRALRVLREVDLIAAEDTRHTRKLLSRYDIHTGLTSYHRHNMRAKGPVLLDLLRSGKNIALVSDAGMPGVSDQGSELVGLALREGCGVTAIPGPSAAITALVVSGLPTESFIFIGFLPSSAKARREKLRELQPQQGTLIFYEAPHRLRATLADLYEVLGHRAAAAARELTKLHEEIIRGSLAELVEHFREKEPRGEFTLVVDGAGAESPAKNEPEWLHLSPADHVALIEAKGAGRKDALREVARLRGISRREVYQAVLEKET; this comes from the coding sequence ATGCTTTACCTGTGCGCGACGCCTATCGGCAACCTGGAGGACATTACGATGCGCGCCCTGCGGGTGTTGCGGGAGGTCGACCTGATTGCCGCGGAAGATACGCGTCACACCCGGAAACTTTTGAGCCGCTATGATATTCATACCGGGCTTACCAGCTACCACCGCCATAATATGCGCGCCAAGGGGCCGGTCCTATTGGACCTGCTACGCTCCGGCAAAAATATTGCCCTGGTTTCCGACGCCGGTATGCCGGGAGTGTCGGACCAGGGGTCGGAACTGGTCGGGTTAGCCCTGCGGGAAGGGTGTGGGGTTACTGCGATACCAGGGCCAAGCGCCGCTATTACAGCCCTGGTGGTCTCCGGCCTTCCTACGGAAAGCTTTATTTTTATTGGATTTTTACCAAGCTCCGCCAAAGCGAGGCGCGAAAAATTAAGGGAACTTCAGCCCCAACAGGGTACTCTTATTTTCTATGAGGCGCCGCACCGCTTGCGGGCGACATTGGCTGACCTGTATGAGGTCCTTGGCCACCGGGCGGCAGCGGCAGCCAGGGAACTGACCAAGCTGCATGAAGAAATTATCCGGGGTTCGCTGGCCGAACTAGTGGAGCATTTCAGGGAAAAGGAACCGCGAGGCGAGTTTACCCTGGTTGTTGACGGCGCCGGCGCCGAAAGCCCGGCAAAAAATGAGCCGGAGTGGCTTCACTTGAGTCCTGCCGATCATGTAGCCCTAATCGAGGCAAAAGGAGCCGGCCGCAAGGATGCCCTCAGGGAAGTTGCCCGTTTGCGTGGTATTTCCAGGCGGGAGGTCTACCAGGCGGTACTTGAGAAAGAAACTTGA
- a CDS encoding initiation-control protein YabA: protein MQGLFKRIKEMEAKLHSLLAEMQELKHEIREADEENSRLRNELAAFYRADLVNGAASEAEGKSGVAFSNLLELYDQAFHICNLYFGRRRSGECLFCMAFLRKEAEPSTGKKVEESNS from the coding sequence GTGCAGGGCCTGTTCAAACGCATTAAAGAAATGGAAGCAAAACTACATTCCCTGCTTGCTGAAATGCAGGAATTGAAACATGAAATCCGGGAAGCGGATGAGGAAAACTCCCGGCTCAGGAATGAACTGGCCGCCTTTTACCGCGCGGATCTGGTAAACGGCGCGGCAAGTGAGGCTGAAGGCAAGTCCGGCGTAGCCTTTTCGAACCTCCTTGAACTGTACGACCAGGCGTTCCATATCTGCAACCTTTATTTCGGCCGCAGGAGGTCTGGAGAGTGCCTTTTTTGTATGGCCTTTTTGCGCAAGGAAGCGGAGCCCTCAACCGGCAAAAAGGTTGAAGAGAGCAACTCTTAA
- a CDS encoding PSP1 domain-containing protein, translated as MELIVVGIRFKKAGKIYYFDPGDLPLTMGEGVIVETARGVEYGDVVAGPLQVNEDEVVAPLKKVIRKATVEDYQQLAANKEKECRAFQVGLEKIAFHKLPMKLVGVEQTFDGNKIIFYFTAEGRIDFRELVKDLAAVFRTRIELRQIGVRDEAKLVGGLGCCGRELCCATWLSDFASVSIRMAKEQNLSLNPTKISGICGRLMCCLKYENESYEHARGEFPDPGSWVTTPDGEGKVVGINIFKKYVSVELKESKIIKEYPCEEIVCKDGQAKMCKGYKKECPRQSNEETV; from the coding sequence GTGGAATTAATCGTGGTCGGTATTCGCTTTAAAAAGGCCGGTAAGATATACTATTTTGACCCCGGTGACCTCCCGCTGACCATGGGAGAAGGGGTAATTGTGGAAACTGCCAGAGGTGTCGAGTACGGGGACGTGGTGGCGGGCCCTTTGCAAGTTAATGAGGATGAAGTGGTGGCTCCGCTCAAAAAGGTAATCCGTAAAGCTACCGTTGAGGATTACCAGCAACTTGCCGCTAACAAAGAAAAAGAATGCAGGGCTTTCCAGGTGGGTCTGGAGAAGATTGCATTCCATAAGTTGCCTATGAAACTGGTGGGGGTTGAGCAGACCTTTGACGGTAACAAAATCATTTTTTATTTTACCGCGGAAGGGCGTATTGACTTTCGTGAACTGGTAAAGGACCTGGCTGCGGTGTTCCGGACCAGGATTGAACTAAGGCAGATTGGGGTCCGGGACGAAGCCAAACTGGTGGGCGGGCTTGGCTGTTGCGGGCGTGAGCTCTGCTGCGCCACCTGGCTTTCCGATTTTGCTTCCGTCTCCATCAGGATGGCCAAGGAGCAAAATCTTTCCCTTAATCCCACCAAAATTTCCGGCATCTGCGGCAGGCTGATGTGCTGCCTGAAATACGAAAACGAGTCTTACGAGCATGCCAGAGGAGAATTTCCTGATCCCGGCAGCTGGGTTACTACCCCTGATGGGGAGGGTAAGGTAGTCGGTATAAATATATTTAAAAAGTACGTCAGTGTGGAACTGAAGGAAAGTAAAATCATCAAAGAATATCCCTGTGAAGAAATTGTATGTAAAGATGGCCAGGCCAAAATGTGCAAAGGCTATAAGAAAGAATGCCCCCGGCAATCAAACGAGGAGACAGTTTAG
- the holB gene encoding DNA polymerase III subunit delta': MRFLREIAGHQQIVQTLMNAVSSGHVVHAYLFAGPAGVGKKTTARAFARALLCSQPAAGDACGVCRTCRQAANHNHPDLYTLQPSGASIKIEQVRGMLRRIPYRSYQGGRKVFLINQAELMTADASNCLLKTLEEPPGGTVMILVSDQPQSLLPTILSRCQMCSFKSIPLPELTGGLVALHGLDPVKAGLTAAMAGGSMGKALAYAAGTFQAEQSLAIRLAHDLDGAAPHEALVMAGQIAEQKEKVSAILEILKCWYRDLLVFKLTGETGLLYHLDHIDIMEKEAGSFETGRLLEILEEIETTRKKIEANANTRLALDILFLHLAGRAPGLTTGVEEGIV, translated from the coding sequence ATGAGGTTTCTGCGGGAGATAGCCGGCCATCAACAGATAGTCCAAACTCTGATGAACGCTGTTTCCAGCGGCCATGTTGTCCATGCCTACCTCTTTGCCGGCCCCGCGGGGGTGGGTAAGAAAACAACGGCCCGGGCTTTTGCGCGGGCGCTGCTCTGTTCTCAACCGGCGGCCGGGGACGCCTGCGGGGTCTGCCGTACCTGCCGGCAGGCGGCGAACCATAACCATCCCGACCTTTATACGTTACAGCCCTCAGGAGCGTCCATCAAGATTGAACAGGTGCGCGGCATGCTGCGCCGGATCCCCTACAGGTCCTACCAGGGCGGACGTAAGGTGTTTTTGATTAATCAGGCCGAGCTAATGACCGCGGATGCCTCCAATTGCCTGCTGAAGACGCTGGAGGAGCCGCCCGGCGGTACAGTCATGATCCTGGTTTCCGACCAGCCGCAGTCCCTGCTTCCGACCATTTTGTCCCGCTGCCAGATGTGCTCATTCAAAAGCATACCCCTGCCGGAGCTGACCGGAGGGCTGGTTGCCCTGCACGGTCTGGACCCGGTTAAAGCGGGTCTGACCGCTGCGATGGCCGGCGGCAGCATGGGTAAAGCGCTGGCTTACGCGGCCGGGACATTCCAGGCGGAGCAAAGCCTCGCGATCCGTCTGGCGCATGACCTGGACGGAGCCGCTCCCCACGAGGCGCTGGTGATGGCGGGACAAATCGCAGAGCAAAAAGAGAAAGTAAGCGCTATCCTGGAGATCCTAAAATGCTGGTACCGCGACCTGCTGGTCTTTAAATTAACTGGAGAAACAGGGCTTTTATATCATTTAGACCATATTGATATCATGGAAAAGGAGGCGGGAAGCTTTGAAACCGGGCGTCTCTTGGAGATACTAGAAGAGATAGAAACTACCAGAAAAAAAATTGAGGCCAACGCCAATACCCGGTTGGCCCTGGATATACTATTTTTGCATCTGGCAGGAAGGGCTCCGGGCTTAACAACCGGAGTAGAGGAGGGAATCGTTTAG
- the tmk gene encoding dTMP kinase translates to MKGKFLVFEGIDGSGKTTQLKLLGDKLSARGCPVLYTREPGGTRIGETVRELLLNPQHSELVPVAEALLYAAARAQHVAQVILPALQEGKIVLCDRFLDSSLAYQGFGRGLDVGQLEKLNETATAGLKPDLVLLLDFLCDTGMERITGSGRGADRIEQEDRVFHRKVRAGYLTLAGRDPDRYRVIDANRTIEQVHHDIIGVVEEILG, encoded by the coding sequence ATGAAGGGAAAGTTTTTAGTTTTTGAAGGTATCGACGGCTCCGGCAAGACCACCCAGCTAAAGCTTTTGGGTGATAAACTGTCCGCCCGGGGTTGCCCGGTGCTGTACACCAGGGAACCGGGGGGGACAAGAATTGGGGAGACTGTCCGTGAGTTGCTGCTCAACCCGCAACATAGCGAACTGGTCCCCGTCGCCGAAGCCCTCCTTTATGCCGCCGCCCGGGCGCAGCACGTGGCGCAGGTGATTTTGCCCGCCTTGCAGGAAGGAAAAATAGTGTTGTGCGACCGCTTTCTCGACTCCAGTCTGGCCTACCAGGGGTTTGGCAGGGGTTTAGACGTCGGGCAGTTAGAAAAGCTGAACGAGACGGCAACGGCCGGACTGAAGCCCGACCTGGTACTGCTCTTGGATTTTCTTTGTGATACCGGTATGGAGAGGATTACGGGGTCAGGCCGGGGTGCGGACCGTATAGAACAGGAGGACCGTGTTTTTCACCGTAAAGTCCGGGCCGGTTACCTGACGCTGGCCGGGCGCGACCCCGACCGTTACCGTGTCATTGACGCCAACCGTACCATAGAGCAGGTCCATCACGATATCATTGGGGTTGTGGAGGAAATTTTGGGATGA
- a CDS encoding aminotransferase class I/II-fold pyridoxal phosphate-dependent enzyme — protein sequence MSERQGQAPLFEALCRHNEKNTCNLHIPGHRQGRCIPEGLMSLDNKALFSLDLTELPGLDDLHSPSGPIRLAQELAAGLYGADRSFFLVNGTSAGIHALLVATAGEKQVVVPRNAHRSVLGGLVLAGADPVYVTPELMPEFGLDCGVAPAAIRAALENNPAAAAVLAVSPNYYGVTGDLQGYAEAAHRVDKPLLVDEAHGAHLRFHPALPEDAMACGADAAVQSTHKLGGSLTQSSVLHLQGQRIEQQGVAAALRLLQTTSPSYLLMASLDLARRQLALRGKGLLDQALELAYGLRQRLSIIDGLSVLSPERLPEGSSLDPTRLVISVRRLGLSGYQVQQMLAERYRVYVEMADSAHVVAIVSIGAVRADCEGLARAMEDISFRERKTEPIPFVAPPDSFIVLMKPREAWFAKFRQVPLDEARGRISAETIAVYPPGIPAVNPGEEITVDVINYLTAVRKMALPCHGPADPTLKTISVVVE from the coding sequence TTGTCTGAAAGGCAAGGACAGGCTCCTCTTTTTGAGGCGCTCTGCAGGCATAATGAAAAAAATACGTGCAATCTCCATATACCTGGACACAGGCAGGGCCGATGCATTCCGGAAGGTCTCATGTCCCTGGACAATAAAGCCCTTTTTTCCCTTGATTTGACCGAGCTGCCTGGTTTGGATGACCTGCACAGCCCGAGCGGGCCCATCCGCCTGGCCCAGGAACTGGCTGCCGGCCTTTACGGAGCAGACCGCAGTTTCTTCCTGGTTAACGGTACAAGCGCCGGCATTCATGCCCTGCTTGTGGCAACTGCGGGTGAGAAACAGGTAGTTGTACCGAGAAATGCCCACCGCTCGGTCCTGGGCGGTCTGGTTCTGGCCGGCGCCGACCCGGTTTACGTCACACCGGAGCTTATGCCTGAATTCGGTCTGGATTGCGGCGTTGCACCCGCCGCAATCCGGGCGGCGTTGGAAAATAACCCGGCAGCCGCCGCCGTCCTGGCGGTAAGTCCCAACTATTACGGAGTCACCGGAGATTTGCAGGGTTATGCTGAAGCTGCTCACAGGGTGGACAAGCCGCTCCTGGTAGATGAAGCGCATGGCGCCCACCTGCGCTTTCACCCGGCCTTGCCGGAGGATGCCATGGCTTGCGGCGCGGACGCTGCCGTCCAGAGTACCCACAAGCTGGGCGGTTCACTAACCCAAAGTTCAGTTCTGCACCTGCAAGGACAACGAATTGAGCAGCAGGGTGTCGCGGCAGCTCTGCGCCTGCTGCAAACCACCAGCCCGTCCTACCTGCTCATGGCTTCTCTTGATTTGGCCCGCCGGCAGCTGGCGCTGCGGGGGAAAGGACTGCTGGACCAGGCTCTGGAACTGGCCTATGGCTTGCGCCAGCGCTTGTCAATTATCGATGGTTTGAGTGTTTTGTCCCCGGAGCGCCTGCCCGAAGGCTCAAGCCTGGATCCGACCAGGCTGGTGATTTCAGTGCGCAGGCTGGGGTTGTCCGGCTACCAGGTGCAGCAGATGCTGGCGGAACGCTACCGTGTTTACGTTGAAATGGCTGATTCCGCCCATGTGGTGGCTATTGTCTCAATTGGCGCCGTCCGGGCCGACTGTGAAGGACTGGCCCGCGCCATGGAGGACATCTCCTTCAGGGAGCGCAAGACAGAACCCATCCCGTTCGTTGCCCCGCCGGACAGTTTTATTGTGTTGATGAAACCACGCGAGGCCTGGTTTGCAAAATTCCGTCAGGTGCCTCTTGATGAAGCCAGGGGAAGGATCTCAGCAGAGACAATCGCTGTGTACCCGCCCGGCATTCCGGCTGTAAACCCGGGTGAGGAAATCACCGTGGATGTTATCAACTACCTGACGGCAGTCAGAAAAATGGCACTGCCCTGCCACGGCCCGGCCGATCCAACGCTGAAAACAATCAGTGTTGTGGTAGAATAA
- a CDS encoding sigma factor G inhibitor Gin, producing MVKGRYICNECERRIIVLDRGDPDYDYYKWGLKKIWCWPTNV from the coding sequence ATGGTTAAGGGTCGCTATATCTGCAACGAGTGTGAGCGTAGAATCATTGTCCTTGACAGGGGCGATCCGGACTATGACTACTACAAGTGGGGATTGAAAAAAATCTGGTGCTGGCCAACCAATGTCTGA
- a CDS encoding 4Fe-4S dicluster domain-containing protein, whose amino-acid sequence MTLQFQPKTQELTKGNFTLFPGLCKGCGLCIEKCPKKCLNWSDVLGVYGTPTIESSDACIACGICQEVCPDCAISIEKRKKPPFTH is encoded by the coding sequence ATGACACTGCAATTCCAACCAAAAACACAGGAATTAACAAAAGGAAATTTTACACTTTTCCCGGGCCTTTGCAAGGGTTGCGGGCTATGCATTGAAAAATGCCCAAAAAAGTGTCTGAACTGGTCCGATGTGTTAGGAGTTTATGGGACGCCGACTATTGAGTCGAGTGATGCGTGTATCGCCTGTGGTATATGCCAGGAGGTATGCCCGGATTGCGCTATAAGTATTGAGAAAAGGAAAAAACCGCCTTTCACCCATTAG
- a CDS encoding 2-oxoacid:acceptor oxidoreductase family protein: MTGTTKLVLAGEGGQGVQSVAEIIAEAANAEGKQALYIPNFGVEQRGGVSVAFVQISDKQIGSPKFQTGDIVVALSDRAVHRTRQYVGPKTVFVYESSTQVKDEDLPANAARVLPIPAIEVAKQELNPRVFNILIMGAVVGATGVISLERIKEAVERKLGYKFEKQPELRELNFRALERGMELVRSDQNNRAVSNA, from the coding sequence ATGACCGGGACAACCAAATTGGTACTTGCAGGCGAGGGGGGCCAGGGGGTCCAGTCGGTTGCGGAAATCATCGCGGAAGCTGCCAATGCGGAAGGTAAACAAGCTCTCTATATCCCAAACTTCGGAGTGGAGCAGCGGGGCGGTGTATCGGTGGCCTTTGTCCAGATTAGCGACAAGCAGATTGGTTCACCCAAGTTTCAAACCGGGGATATCGTAGTGGCTTTAAGCGACCGGGCGGTACACCGTACCCGGCAATATGTAGGTCCTAAGACCGTTTTTGTTTATGAAAGCAGTACCCAGGTCAAAGACGAAGACCTGCCGGCCAACGCCGCCAGGGTGCTGCCCATTCCGGCTATAGAAGTCGCCAAGCAGGAGCTGAACCCCCGTGTTTTTAACATTTTGATCATGGGCGCCGTAGTAGGAGCAACCGGGGTGATTTCACTGGAACGGATTAAAGAGGCTGTTGAAAGAAAACTTGGTTACAAGTTTGAAAAACAGCCTGAGTTGAGGGAGTTAAATTTCAGAGCCCTGGAACGGGGCATGGAATTGGTTCGATCTGATCAAAATAATCGGGCCGTCAGCAATGCTTAA
- a CDS encoding thiamine pyrophosphate-dependent enzyme, producing the protein MAPQPKMPRSWRAETKPHKFCPGCGHGIILKFLGEAIDELEIHDKVVFGCDIGCSLLSWDFFNLDSVQTHHGRTIPVMTGIKRARPELICIAYMGDGGGYSIGAQHMVAAAARNEKITAILANNTQYAMTGGQMAPTTLPGQKTETSPYGRDPEVTGYPLQGPEMVSAITPDGAYVARSSIGNLRQLKAALKKALENQINGNGFSFVEALSSCPTNWRTNAKDTWSFIENEMSKQFKVGEIKAPGAVQGEVG; encoded by the coding sequence ATGGCGCCACAACCAAAAATGCCCCGCAGTTGGCGGGCGGAGACCAAGCCCCATAAGTTTTGCCCGGGATGCGGACACGGTATTATTTTAAAATTTCTCGGAGAGGCTATTGATGAACTGGAGATCCACGACAAAGTGGTCTTCGGCTGTGATATTGGCTGTTCACTTTTATCCTGGGATTTCTTCAACCTGGATTCGGTCCAGACCCACCACGGGCGGACCATCCCGGTTATGACCGGTATCAAACGGGCCAGGCCGGAATTGATCTGCATCGCATACATGGGTGACGGCGGCGGTTATTCCATCGGCGCTCAGCATATGGTCGCAGCGGCGGCCCGGAATGAAAAAATTACGGCAATCCTGGCCAATAACACCCAATATGCCATGACCGGGGGGCAGATGGCTCCCACCACCTTGCCGGGGCAGAAAACCGAAACCTCGCCTTACGGGCGGGATCCCGAAGTGACCGGTTATCCCCTGCAGGGGCCGGAGATGGTATCCGCCATTACACCGGACGGAGCTTACGTGGCCAGGAGCAGCATCGGCAACCTACGGCAGCTAAAGGCAGCGTTAAAGAAAGCGCTGGAGAACCAAATCAACGGCAACGGGTTTTCCTTCGTTGAGGCTCTTTCCTCCTGTCCTACCAACTGGCGTACCAATGCCAAGGATACCTGGAGTTTTATCGAAAACGAGATGTCCAAGCAGTTTAAAGTGGGAGAAATCAAGGCGCCGGGCGCCGTGCAGGGGGAGGTGGGCTAA
- a CDS encoding ferredoxin oxidoreductase, whose product MSEKTIQEEKRVFMTGNEVVAWAAIAAKADIMYGYPITPQNEIMHYWTRLAPKYNKTFLQTEDELSAGFTTVGGVMAGRKAFTATAGPGNTLMQEPMSMAEMMRLPTVVVIQQRGGPSTATVIYSQQEVTLTTLGGNGEGMRIVYSTANHQELYDYTIKAFNTAWKYRFPTFVLGDGYQAKMREPLTMYKPEERGVQIIEPQAFVGLAGVPGRDRPPAHHRNTYNLEEELYEKVSHDMAEFERIAPEVAEFQAENTDDAELVVVGHGVVFRAVREAVNNLREQGHKVGYFRPVTLRPLPVQQIKELSAGVSKILVVESAYGQLARLFKEVAYGGTAEITHLFRPGIGITATEVEVRVKGLLETGLRKPRLRKASVG is encoded by the coding sequence ATGTCTGAGAAAACAATTCAAGAAGAAAAAAGGGTCTTTATGACCGGTAACGAGGTGGTGGCCTGGGCGGCTATAGCGGCCAAAGCCGACATTATGTACGGCTATCCGATCACCCCCCAGAATGAAATCATGCACTACTGGACCAGGCTGGCCCCAAAATATAATAAGACCTTTCTGCAAACTGAAGACGAGCTTTCAGCAGGGTTTACCACCGTGGGCGGGGTGATGGCAGGGCGCAAAGCTTTTACGGCTACAGCCGGGCCCGGTAATACGCTGATGCAGGAACCCATGTCGATGGCGGAGATGATGCGCTTGCCGACCGTGGTGGTAATCCAGCAGAGGGGCGGTCCATCCACGGCGACGGTGATTTATTCCCAGCAGGAGGTAACTCTCACCACCCTGGGCGGGAACGGTGAGGGGATGCGGATTGTATATTCCACAGCCAACCACCAGGAGCTGTATGATTACACCATCAAAGCATTTAACACGGCCTGGAAATACCGCTTTCCGACTTTTGTGCTTGGTGATGGATACCAGGCGAAAATGCGTGAACCCCTGACCATGTATAAGCCGGAAGAGCGAGGCGTGCAAATTATCGAACCGCAAGCCTTTGTCGGGCTGGCGGGTGTACCGGGGCGTGACCGGCCCCCGGCACATCACCGCAATACCTACAACCTGGAAGAAGAGCTTTACGAGAAGGTATCCCACGATATGGCTGAATTTGAAAGAATAGCGCCCGAGGTTGCTGAATTCCAGGCTGAAAATACGGATGACGCGGAACTTGTGGTGGTCGGCCACGGGGTGGTTTTCCGGGCGGTACGGGAGGCCGTAAACAACCTGAGAGAGCAGGGACACAAGGTGGGTTATTTTCGGCCGGTGACCCTGCGTCCCCTGCCGGTGCAACAAATCAAGGAGCTTTCAGCCGGTGTCAGTAAAATTCTGGTGGTTGAGTCAGCTTACGGGCAGTTGGCCAGGCTCTTTAAAGAGGTTGCCTACGGCGGCACAGCTGAGATTACTCACCTTTTCCGGCCGGGGATCGGTATTACCGCTACTGAAGTTGAAGTCAGGGTTAAAGGACTGCTGGAGACCGGCCTGCGCAAACCCAGGTTGCGGAAGGCCTCAGTTGGCTAG
- a CDS encoding pro-sigmaK processing inhibitor BofA family protein, whose translation MEWKYVIIGLAGLFGLYLVGTALFRPLKFLIRLTAWTVLGVALLLAINAVFGYLGFHIAINPLTILTAGILQLPGVVLLVLLNVLFIG comes from the coding sequence TTGGAATGGAAATATGTGATTATCGGACTGGCCGGGTTATTCGGGCTCTACCTGGTGGGAACCGCGCTGTTCCGCCCTTTAAAATTTTTAATCCGGCTGACAGCCTGGACCGTCCTGGGGGTCGCATTGCTTTTGGCCATCAACGCGGTGTTCGGTTATTTGGGCTTTCACATCGCCATTAATCCCTTGACCATTCTGACTGCCGGTATACTCCAGCTGCCTGGAGTAGTACTCCTGGTCTTGTTAAATGTTTTATTTATAGGTTAA
- the recR gene encoding recombination mediator RecR: MNYYAKPVARLIDELGKLPGIGPKTAQRLAFHLLHAPPEVAANLAKAMQEARNAIHHCSLCGNLTDVDPCFICGDERRRRDSICVVERPRDVASMEKARGFRGLYHVLHGAISPMEGVGPEQLNIRNLLKRLSGGEVKEVILATNPNVEGDATALYLSGLIRPLGIRVTRLAHGLPVGADLEYADEVTLGRALEGRQEMK; encoded by the coding sequence ATGAACTACTACGCCAAGCCGGTCGCCCGTCTTATTGATGAACTGGGGAAACTTCCGGGGATCGGCCCGAAAACAGCCCAGCGCCTGGCCTTTCATCTCCTGCATGCCCCGCCCGAAGTAGCCGCCAACCTGGCCAAGGCCATGCAGGAAGCCAGAAATGCCATTCACCACTGTAGCCTGTGCGGCAACCTGACCGATGTGGACCCCTGTTTTATCTGCGGGGATGAACGTCGCAGGCGTGATAGTATCTGTGTGGTGGAGCGCCCCAGAGACGTGGCCTCGATGGAGAAAGCCAGGGGGTTCAGGGGGCTTTATCACGTGCTGCATGGGGCCATCTCCCCGATGGAAGGGGTGGGACCGGAACAACTGAACATCAGGAACCTGCTGAAACGCCTGTCGGGCGGGGAAGTAAAGGAGGTGATCCTGGCCACCAACCCCAATGTGGAAGGTGACGCCACGGCCCTCTATTTGTCCGGTCTGATCAGGCCGCTTGGCATCCGCGTGACCAGGCTCGCCCACGGCCTGCCCGTGGGAGCCGATTTGGAGTACGCCGATGAGGTAACTCTGGGCAGGGCGCTGGAAGGCAGGCAGGAGATGAAATAG